A portion of the Physeter macrocephalus isolate SW-GA chromosome 15, ASM283717v5, whole genome shotgun sequence genome contains these proteins:
- the ZNF250 gene encoding zinc finger protein 250, with product MAAARLLPPPAVPQAKVTFEDVAVLLSQEEWDRLGPAQRGLYRHVMMETYGNVVSVGIPGSKPEVISQLERGEEPWVLDKQGNEGRRGLGTGRSDNFTCDHMTACVQQDSTSCPWGCENKEQDQNRDLSLRPLTSEEISMILRKTPAEWSDQGSYEPEESFCLSPSHAGPPEGRALSQGMPVAQRPAVPGGERPYRCVECGKCFGRSSHLLQHQRTHTGERPYVCGVCGKAFSQSSVLSKHRRIHTGEKPYACHECGKAFRVSSDLAQHHKIHTGEKPHECLECRKAFTQLSHLLQHQRIHTGERPYVCGVCGKAFNHSTVLRSHRRVHTGEKPHACAECGRAFSVKRTLLQHQRVHTGEKPYACGECGRAFSDRSVLIQHHSVHTGEKPYECSECGKAFRHRSTLLNHERIHTEEKPYGCYACGKAFVQHSHLTQHQRVHTGEKPYVCSECGHAFSARRSLVQHQRVHTGERPFRCAQCDKAFSLKATLIVHLRTHTGERPYECSRCGKAFSQYSVLVQHQRIHTGERPYECGECGRAFNQHGHLIQHQKVHRKL from the exons ATGGCAGCGGCCAGGCTCCTACCGCCACCGGCGGTGCCCCAG GCCAAGGTGACCTTCGAGGACGTGGCCGTGCTCCTCTCCCAGGAGGAGTGGGACCGCCTGGGCCCTGCTCAGCGGGGCCTCTACCGACACGTGATGATGGAAACCTATGGGAACGTGGTCTCCGTGG GAATTCCAGGATCCAAGCCCGAGGTGATCTCACAGCTGGAGCGAGGAGAGGAGCCGTGGGTCCTGGACAAACAGGGAAATGAGGGGCGCCGGGGCCTGGGCACTGGCCGCTCAG ACAACTTCACGTGCGACCACATGACAGCTTGTGTGCAACAAGACAGCACGTCCTGTCCCTGGG GATGTGAAAACAAGGAGCAGGACCAGAACAGAGACTTGAGTCTGAGACCGCTCACTTCAGAGGAGATATCGATGATTCTGAGGAAAACCCCCGCCGAGTGGAGCGATCAGGGAAGCTATGAACCCGAGGAGAGCTTCTGTCTGAGTCCCAGCCATGCTGGCCCCCCTGAAGGCCGGGCCTTGAGTCAGGGCATGCCTGTCGCTCAGCGACCAGCCGTTCCTGGCGGGGAGAGACCCTACCGGTGCGTGGAGTGTGGGAAGTGCTTTGGGCGGagctcccacctcctccagcacCAGAGGACCCACACTGGGGAGAGGCCCTACGTGTGCGGCGTGTGCGGCAAGGCCTTCAGCCAGAGCTCGGTCCTCAGCAAGCACAGGAGGATccacacgggcgagaagccctACGCGTGTCACGAATGTGGAAAGGCCTTTCGAGTGAGCTCAGATCTTGCTCAGCATCACAAGATACACACAGGGGAGAAGCCACACGAGTGTCTCGAGTGTCGCAAGGCCTTCACgcagctctcccacctcctccagcacCAGCGCATCCACACCGGGGAGAGGCCCTACGTGTGTGGCGTGTGCGGGAAGGCCTTCAACCACAGCACTGTGCTGCGCAGCCATCGGCGGGTGCACACCGGGGAGAAGCCGCACGCGTGCGCAGAGTGTGGCCGTGCCTTCAGCGTGAAGAGGACGCTGCTCCAGCACCAGCGGGTCCACACCGGGGAGAAACCCTATGCCTGCGGCGAGTGTGGCCGTGCCTTCAGCGACCGCTCCGTCCTCATCCAGCACCACAGCGTgcacacgggcgagaagccctATGAGTGCAGCGAGTGCGGCAAGGCCTTCCGGCACCGCTCCACCCTCCTGAACCACGAACGCATCCACACCGAGGAGAAGCCCTATGGCTGCTACGCATGCGGCAAGGCCTTCGTGCAGCACTCCCACCTGACCCAGCACCAGCGGGTCCACACTGGCGAAAAGCCCTACGTGTGCAGCGAATGTGGCCACGCCTTCAGTGCCCGCAGGTCCCTGGTCCAGCACCAGCGGGTCCACACAGGCGAGAGGCCATTCCGCTGTGCACAGTGCGACAAGGCCTTCAGCCTGAAGGCCACGCTGATCGTGCACCTGAGGACCCACACAGGCGAGAGGCCCTACGAGTGTAGCCGCTGTGGCAAGGCCTTCAGCCAGTACTCGGTGCTCGTGCAGCACCAACGCATCCACACAGGTGAGAGGCCCTATGAATGTGGGGAGTGTGGCCGTGCTTTTAACCAGCACGGCCACCTGATCCAGCACCAGAAGGTGCACAGGAAGCTGTGA